The Streptomyces sp. NBC_00162 sequence GCGGCGGCCCCGTCGTTGAGCGGGGAGGCGTTGCCGGCCGTGACCGTACCCCGGCCGTCCGTACGGAAGGCGGGCTTCAGCCGGGCCAGCGCCTCGGGCGTGGAACCCTCCCGGATGCACTCGTCCCGTACCAGGTCCACGCCCTCGTACGGCACGACCTCGTCGTCGTACAGACCGGCGGCCCAGGCGGCGGCCGCGTTGCGGTGGCTCTCGAGGGCGAAGGCGTCCTGCGCCTCGCGGGTGATGGCGTACTTGTCGGCGACGAGTTCGGCGCCCTCGCCGAGGGAGACGGTCCACTCCGCGGGCATGCGCGGGTTGGTCATCCGCCAGCCCAGGGTGGTGGACCACATCTGCTGGTGGCCGGCCGGGAAGGTGCGTTCGGGCTTCTGCACCACCCAGGGGGCGCGGGTCATCGACTCGACTCCGCCCGCGATGGCGACGGAGGCGTCGCCGAGCGCGATGGCGCGGGCGGCCTGGATCACGGCTTCGAGGCCGGATCCGCAGAGCCGGTTGACCGTGACCCCGGGGACGCTCACCGGGAGGCCGGCCAGCAGCACCGCCATGCGGGCGACGTCGCGGTTGTCCTCGCCCGCGCCGTTGGCGTCACCGAAGACGACGTCGTCGATGCGCGCCGGGTCGAGGTCGGGCGTACGGTCCACCAGCGCGCGGACCACGTGCGCGGCGAGGTCGTCCGGCCGGACTCCGGCGAAGGCCCCGCCGAACTTGCCGATCGGGGTGCGGACGGCGTCGACGACGTAGACGTCGCGGACGGTGCGGATGCTCATGGGGTCGCTCCTGGGCGGATCCGTACGGGCGGTGGCGCTTCGGTGCGTGTGTGGGCACCTCAAGACGCCGCCGGGCGCGCCCGGTGGGACGCGCCCGCAGTCT is a genomic window containing:
- a CDS encoding thiolase family protein, producing MSIRTVRDVYVVDAVRTPIGKFGGAFAGVRPDDLAAHVVRALVDRTPDLDPARIDDVVFGDANGAGEDNRDVARMAVLLAGLPVSVPGVTVNRLCGSGLEAVIQAARAIALGDASVAIAGGVESMTRAPWVVQKPERTFPAGHQQMWSTTLGWRMTNPRMPAEWTVSLGEGAELVADKYAITREAQDAFALESHRNAAAAWAAGLYDDEVVPYEGVDLVRDECIREGSTPEALARLKPAFRTDGRGTVTAGNASPLNDGAAALLLTDEAGLAATGREPLARISASAVTGIEPQLFGLGPVDAVQRALGKAGREFADLTTFELNEAFAAQALGCLAAWPELDPAVVNPRGGAIAIGHPLGASGARLAGSVAHQLAAAGSGTGMAALCIGVGQGIALVLER